The nucleotide window CCGCTGGTCGGCGACAGGCTGAAAGTGGTGTTTATTCCTGATTACCGCATCACGGCGGCGGAGCTGATGATCCCGGCGGCGGATCTCTCTGAGCAGATCTCCACGGCAGGTTATGAGGCCTCCGGCACGGGCAATATGAAACTGGCCCTGAACGGCGCGTTAACCATCGGCACCATGGATGGTGCGAATGTTGAAATCGCCGAACAGGTAGGCGAGGAGAACATTTTTATTTTTGGTCACTCGGTCTACGACGTGAAAGCGTTAAAAGCTGACGGTTATTCGCCGCAGAAGGTGCGTAAAAAGGATAAACACCTTAACGGCCTGCTGAAAGAGCTGGAAAAAGGGTTCTTCAGCGACGGGGATAAGCACGCGTTCGACCTGATGCTTACCAGCCTGGGCAAAGGTGGCGATCCCTGGCTGGTGCTGGCGGATTTTGCCAGCTATATCGACGCGCAGCAGCGGGTTGAAGCCCTGTGGCGCGACCAGGACGCCTGGACGCGCGCCGCGATCCTCAATACGGCACGCACCGGCGTTTTCAGTTCCGACCGTTCAATTCGGGATTACCAGCAGCGTATCTGGCAGGCAAAACGATAAGGAGAGCCGATGGAGAGCAAGAAATTTGAGCAGGCGGCAGCGGCCGCGGGCATCGCCGCTAAGTACATCAATGCTAAAGGTGAACCGGAAGAGATCGCGGTTGATATCCGGCAGCGATTGCTGGAGGCGATGTCAGATCAACGTAGCGCAAAGCCCGGGCCGGTTCCTTTGTGCAAAGTGTTTATTCGTAAACGTTCGCTGCAGCTTGATGTGGCAGGCAAGGGGGAATTTCAGTGGCTGCTGAGGCTGGAAAACGGTCGCGAGTACACGGGAACCGTCAGCGCAGGCGAGGCGATCAGGCTGCCGGCAAACCTGGCCTTTGGTTATCACCAGCTTCAGCTTGAGCAGGGCAAAAAACAGTGGCAGTGCAAAGTGATCGTGGCGCCCAAACGGTGCTATGAGCCTGAGCCGCTGCTGGAAGGCAAAAAACTGTGGGGAGCCTGCGTGCAGCTCTATACCGTGCGCTCGGAGCAGAACTGGGGCATGGGCGATTTTGGCGATCTGAAACGCATGTTAATTGAGGTAGCCAGTCGCGGCGGGGCGTTTATCGGGCTGAACCCTATTCATTCGCTCTATCCCGCCAGCCCGGAAAACGCCAGCCCTTACAGTCCCTCCTCCCGACGCTGGCTTAACGTGCTCTATATCGATGTGGCTGCCGTCGCCGATTTTCAGCAGGGAAAGGCGGCACAGCGCTGGTGGCAGCAGAAAAACACACAAAAGTCGCTGGCAAAGGCCCGTGAGGCGGAGTGGGTCGATTATGGCCGGGTGGCGGAGCTGAAAATCAGCGGGCTGCGCCACGCCTGGCAGCACTTTTCTCAGCGAAAGAGTGACGATCCTGCCCGCGTCCAGTTTGAAGATTTTATTACCGAGGGAGGCAGCAGCCTTTACTGGCAGGCGGCTTATGATGCGCTGCACGGCACGATGGTGGCAGATAACCCAGAGCGCTGGGGCTGGCCCGTCTGGCCGAAAACCTTGCAGGATGCACATTCAGAACAGGTGAAGCAGTTCTGCCAGCAGCAGGAACAGGAAGTGCGCTTCTGGCTCTGGCTGCAGTGGCTGGCAAACCGGCAGTTTGATGAGTGCTGGCAGGTGAGCCAGCAGCACAACATGCCGGTAGGCCTCTATCGCGACCTGGCGGTAGGCGTGGCGGAAGGGGGCGCGGAAACCTGGTGCGATCGGGAGCTCTATTGCCTTAAGGCTTCCGTCGGCGCGCCCCCTGATATTCTCGGTCCACTGGGGCAAAACTGGGGCCTTCCGCCGATGGATTCGCACGTGATGACCGCCAGAGGCTATCAGCCCTTTATCGATCTGGTTCGCGCAAACATGCGCAGCTGCGGGGCGTTGCGCATCGATCACGTCATGTCGATGCTGCGGCTTTGGTGGATCCCTTACGGGGAAACCGCCAACTTTGGCGCCTATGTCTATTATCCGGTTGAAGATCTGCTGGCCATTCTGGCGCTGGAGAGCCAGCGTAACCAGTGCATGGTGATTGGGGAGGATCTGGGCACCGTACCAAAAGAGATCGTTGCGCTGTTGCGTAACAGCGGCATCTACTCCTGGAAAGTGCTCTATTTCGAGCAGGAGGGAATGGACAGCTATCGCTCTCCCGCCGCCTGGCCACGCCAGTCAATGGCCAGCGCCACGACGCACGATCTGCCGACGTTACGGGGATTCTGGAACGCCGGAGATTTGCAACTGGGCGAGCGGTTAGGCTTATACCCGGATAAAACCGTGTTACACAGCCTTTATCAGGATCGCGCCCGGCAGAAACAGGCACTGCTGAAAGCGCTGCATCAGTATGGTTGCCTGTCGGCAAGTAGCGGTAAAAAAGC belongs to Erwinia pyri and includes:
- the malQ gene encoding 4-alpha-glucanotransferase, with the translated sequence MESKKFEQAAAAAGIAAKYINAKGEPEEIAVDIRQRLLEAMSDQRSAKPGPVPLCKVFIRKRSLQLDVAGKGEFQWLLRLENGREYTGTVSAGEAIRLPANLAFGYHQLQLEQGKKQWQCKVIVAPKRCYEPEPLLEGKKLWGACVQLYTVRSEQNWGMGDFGDLKRMLIEVASRGGAFIGLNPIHSLYPASPENASPYSPSSRRWLNVLYIDVAAVADFQQGKAAQRWWQQKNTQKSLAKAREAEWVDYGRVAELKISGLRHAWQHFSQRKSDDPARVQFEDFITEGGSSLYWQAAYDALHGTMVADNPERWGWPVWPKTLQDAHSEQVKQFCQQQEQEVRFWLWLQWLANRQFDECWQVSQQHNMPVGLYRDLAVGVAEGGAETWCDRELYCLKASVGAPPDILGPLGQNWGLPPMDSHVMTARGYQPFIDLVRANMRSCGALRIDHVMSMLRLWWIPYGETANFGAYVYYPVEDLLAILALESQRNQCMVIGEDLGTVPKEIVALLRNSGIYSWKVLYFEQEGMDSYRSPAAWPRQSMASATTHDLPTLRGFWNAGDLQLGERLGLYPDKTVLHSLYQDRARQKQALLKALHQYGCLSASSGKKASVMKMTPELNRGMQRFIADSSSALLGLQPEDWLDMEKPVNVPGTTDQYPNWRRKLSMTLEAMFADPRINRLLKDLNRRRKAGNKPEQANKEIAQTTEPVKKTVKADKSRSR